The Pseudomonas sp. FP198 genomic interval CAAGTCCTGAAGCGCCCCTGGCTTGTTGAACGCAGCGACGATGCTCGCTTCGTCCTTGAACTCAATGAAGTTGTGTCCTTCATGATAGGGCGCATACAAAACGTGGGAACTTGCGTCGGCATTGGACCCGATCAAGTAAAGGCCGAGTGCCTGGACCGCCGTGGCCCCCTCGGTCTTGATCAGTTCAAGTGGACGCATAAACGCGCCGGCGCCTTCCACCGCTTGGCGGGCGACGGCGTCAGGCATGTCCAGCACCTGGCGGATCAAGTCGAAAGCGCTGCTGGAAAGATGCTGCTGTAGATGCAACGCATGGGCGCACTGCAGAAGTTGCCAGGGTAATTGTCGGCAGAATCGCTGCTTGCGCTGCTGGAAGTTGGCGGAACGCCCGTCAAGTTCACTCCGGACACGAGTTGCATAGGTGGTGGGGATATCCAATGACAACAACATTTGCCTGATGGTTGCCTCGTTCAAACCCAGGGGGAGTTGCTGCGTGGACATTGAAGACACTTGAAATCCCGTGCCTTGAATAAGGTTGACATGGCGCAGGGCAAACTCGGCCAATGTGCCGACAGGCCCCAACAAGGCAAGGTTCGGTGTGATTTGAATCGCGTCGGGATCAAGGTCGTTTTTGCCGAAGCGTGTTTCCAGTAATTCCTTCAGTTGTTTCCCGACATAAACATGCAAGGGTTCGATACCGTCCAGGTAGTCCTTGTCATCGTCCACGCTGTTTTTATATTGCTCAAGCAACTCGATATGCAGACGTTGATCGTCAAGGGAGGCCGTGCCGAGCCAGGCGGGAAGTTTCTGTTGCCAGCGGATAGTCCGGGCGATCTGCGCGGCGCGCGTCAGATTGGTGGGTGCGCCTTTTTTCAGGAGCGCATCAAGGTTTCTTTCCAATTCAGGCCCGGTCCGGCGCCAACTTCCGATTTCCAATGCGCTCGAGTAATCATGTTCAGCCTCAAGCTGCTTGACGAACGATCTCATCCGATTGACCTGCACATTGTCCTCAACCAGTTCAAACGCTTCGATTTGATACTGCCGATGAGGGAGGCGCTGAGCCGTAGTGAGGTTTTGCAGTAAATCAAAACGCTTTCGGGGATCGAGCAAGCGTCGGTTCAGTTGCTCCGTCGCCAGCTTGACGGACGAAAAAACATGTAAGCCTTCGGCGGGCGTCCAAAAGACAGCCATGCCCGAGTGAGGCGTATCCAGGCCGCCGCGCTCGGTCAACAAGAAACAATTGGCCAGCGATACGACGTCAGTTTCTTTTTCCGTGGTGCAGGCCAGTTTCAACGAGTAAACATCTGGCCGGAAGCCTCTGACCACGGTACGTTGCTTGCGGTCCGGGTAATTGGAGTCGTGAGCAAAAACTGCGTCGATGAGGTTGCGCGCCGCAAGCGGCAGTGTTCCGTTGAGGTCCCTGAGTTCGGCCTCGGCCTGTATCCCCAGGGAGAAAACACTCGCCAGCTTTTCTGGCAGGTCCTTCAGCGCTGTGCGCAACAAGGGTTTGTTGGACACCGGTAACTGGGAAAACAGCTCGTTGGCAGCCTGTTCTACACTGGCATACGTCTGGATCTTTCGCTGGACCTTATCGGCTAACAGGTTCGACGGTCGAAGGTTTCCATAGAAAGACGGGCGCGTGCCCCATCGGCCATCGGTTCTTTGCCTCAACAGGTGCGGGTTGATAAAGCTGCGTATATCCAGGGCCTTATCGAGCAATGCGTTAACATCCACGTCGCTTTGGCGGGACATCTCCAGCGCGTAATGAAGGTTGTTCAGCTGTTTGTCGATAATTGCTTCAGCCAGAAATTCGGACATGGGCAGCGCAATTTCCTTGCCCGATACCTGCGGCTTGTCAAAGCGCAGGAAGCGGTTGCGCTCTTCCAGGCTCAGGAGGCTATAGAGTTCTTCCTTTCGCTCGGCAGGCGCGGACGTATTGAGCAGTGCCTCTTCAAAACCCTGATGGTTGACCACTGTCTGAAAACCCTGACCCGGGGTATACAGATAGTACCGATCACAGCTGACCATCAACGAGCCCGCGAGCTCCACGTAGTGCGGCTCATATTCCCAAAGCCGGATGGTTTCGATAAACAGCAGCCGTTCTTCCGGGCGTGATGGCCGGAACAGTCGAAGCAGCTCTTGGCTCTGCGCCGCAGTCAGCTGCTTTTTTTCCCGCATGACCAGGATATTCGCCCGCAAAGCCGCGTTGATAACCTGGGACAGAAAGCGGCGGCGTGAAATATGGCCCGGACCCAGGGCATTCCAATAGGCGTCAATTTCGTCGGTCATTTGGGGAATCAGTTCGCGGGCGACGATTTTTACCGCCGTTTCCCAAGACCGCGCATTGTCCAGCGTGCGATTTATCTCGTGGTGGAAAAAATCGACGGTATGCCCTGAAGGCCAGCCCTGATGATGGAAGTAAAACAAGATCGCGTGACTCAACGACATGTTTCTGGTCACCTGGCTGGCCTTCGGATCCTCCAGGGTACTAGTCGCGCCGAGGGTCACGCGCACCTGTCTATGATCGATACCCGACAGCACCTCCTTCAGAACACGGTCGAACATGGAAGTCAGCGAGGGTAGTTTGGTCAGTTCGTCCACCATCGCCAGGTCATTCAGCTTTTGCGCATCTTCGATGGATTCCAGCTGAGTTATGAAAACATCCCCGTCGATGGTCAGCATTGCCGTCCTGAGATGAGTTTCAGCGTTGAGTTTGTTGCGCTGGGGAATCGCCAGGAAATGGAACAGATCGTCACGGTCCGCCGGGCTTTTCAGCATCTGCTCGATTGCGCTTTTGAGGGTTTCCCGATTGCTGAATTTCTTGATCCCGCCATACGGTGTATAGAGAAAAGCGGGTCTGATAGTCGGCGAGTCGACGCTTGGCCAGGCACTGAGCGTAAAACAACCCGCCAGCGTTATCGGGGGGTGCCCGTCGCCTGCGCATAAAATCGTTTCCGCCAGCATCGGTGGCTGCTGCGCCTCGCGTAGTGTGTGGCTTGGCAGGGACACATGATGCAGCCACTCAAGGTCTGCCTGCGTTAGCCCGTGATTGTGACTCAGTTGATCCAGGCGGCTGGCATCCAGTACCTCAGGAAATAATAGCGGGGGAGTCTCAGTGGCCATGTTGCTTCTCGATCAAGGCACCGCAAGGCGGCGCGTCGGTGGTTGAAGCGGCTAGACTAGCCAGCGCCCGATCAACGAAGGTGGTACATAGTTACCGCACTCAAGGTTGATCGTGGGCCCCGAACGCGGTATCTGATCCACGGGGCAGTTCCCGCTACGCTGTTGCTACCTCCAACAATCACTATGGAGCTTCAGATGTCCGCACCATCCAATCATTCCGGTTCTGGCAGCTTGTCCTTTGACGCTCTGGTGAGCTTGCTGGAGCAGATTTTCCTGCGTCATGGCACCTCGATCGAGGTCGCCCGCACCCTGGCTGAGAACTGCGCCGGCGCCGAACGCGATGGCGCCCACAGCCATGGGGTGTTTCGCATGCCGGGGTATGTCTCGACGTTGAACAGCGGTTGGGTCAACGGCCAGGCGGTGCCGATCGTCGAAGATGTCGCGTCCGGATTCGTCCGGGTCGACGCCTGCAATGGCTTTGCCCAGCCCGCCCTGGCCGCCGCGCGCCCATTGCTGGTGGACAAGGCTCGCAGCGCCGGTATTGCGGTGCTGGCGATACGCAACTCTCACCACTTCGCCGCGCTCTGGCCGGATGTCGAGCCGTTCGCCTATGAAGGCCTGGTGGCCTTGAGCGTGGTCAACAGCATGACCTGTGTGGTGCCCCATGGCGCGGATCGGCCATTGTTCGGTACCAATCCCATTGCTTTCGCCGCCCCACGCAACGGCGGCGAGCCGATCGTTTTCGACCTCGCCACCAGCGCCATCGCCCATGGCGACGTGCAGATTGCCGCGCGCAAAGGTGAGCGATTGCCTCCCGGCATGGGGGTGGATAGCCTCGGTCAGCCGACCTGTGATCCGAAGGCGATTCTGGAGGGCGGCGCGCTACTGCCGTTTGGCGGGCACAAGGGGTCGGCGTTGTCGATGATGGTGGAGCTGCTGGCGGCCGCGCTG includes:
- a CDS encoding Ldh family oxidoreductase yields the protein MSAPSNHSGSGSLSFDALVSLLEQIFLRHGTSIEVARTLAENCAGAERDGAHSHGVFRMPGYVSTLNSGWVNGQAVPIVEDVASGFVRVDACNGFAQPALAAARPLLVDKARSAGIAVLAIRNSHHFAALWPDVEPFAYEGLVALSVVNSMTCVVPHGADRPLFGTNPIAFAAPRNGGEPIVFDLATSAIAHGDVQIAARKGERLPPGMGVDSLGQPTCDPKAILEGGALLPFGGHKGSALSMMVELLAAALTGGNFSFEFDWHNHPGAKTPWTGQLLIVIDPSKAAGQDFALRSEELVRQMHGVGLRRLPGDRRHRERSKSSEQGMVLDEQTLGQLRELAGQ
- a CDS encoding dermonecrotic toxin domain-containing protein translates to MATETPPLLFPEVLDASRLDQLSHNHGLTQADLEWLHHVSLPSHTLREAQQPPMLAETILCAGDGHPPITLAGCFTLSAWPSVDSPTIRPAFLYTPYGGIKKFSNRETLKSAIEQMLKSPADRDDLFHFLAIPQRNKLNAETHLRTAMLTIDGDVFITQLESIEDAQKLNDLAMVDELTKLPSLTSMFDRVLKEVLSGIDHRQVRVTLGATSTLEDPKASQVTRNMSLSHAILFYFHHQGWPSGHTVDFFHHEINRTLDNARSWETAVKIVARELIPQMTDEIDAYWNALGPGHISRRRFLSQVINAALRANILVMREKKQLTAAQSQELLRLFRPSRPEERLLFIETIRLWEYEPHYVELAGSLMVSCDRYYLYTPGQGFQTVVNHQGFEEALLNTSAPAERKEELYSLLSLEERNRFLRFDKPQVSGKEIALPMSEFLAEAIIDKQLNNLHYALEMSRQSDVDVNALLDKALDIRSFINPHLLRQRTDGRWGTRPSFYGNLRPSNLLADKVQRKIQTYASVEQAANELFSQLPVSNKPLLRTALKDLPEKLASVFSLGIQAEAELRDLNGTLPLAARNLIDAVFAHDSNYPDRKQRTVVRGFRPDVYSLKLACTTEKETDVVSLANCFLLTERGGLDTPHSGMAVFWTPAEGLHVFSSVKLATEQLNRRLLDPRKRFDLLQNLTTAQRLPHRQYQIEAFELVEDNVQVNRMRSFVKQLEAEHDYSSALEIGSWRRTGPELERNLDALLKKGAPTNLTRAAQIARTIRWQQKLPAWLGTASLDDQRLHIELLEQYKNSVDDDKDYLDGIEPLHVYVGKQLKELLETRFGKNDLDPDAIQITPNLALLGPVGTLAEFALRHVNLIQGTGFQVSSMSTQQLPLGLNEATIRQMLLSLDIPTTYATRVRSELDGRSANFQQRKQRFCRQLPWQLLQCAHALHLQQHLSSSAFDLIRQVLDMPDAVARQAVEGAGAFMRPLELIKTEGATAVQALGLYLIGSNADASSHVLYAPYHEGHNFIEFKDEASIVAAFNKPGALQDLLIRRLPENQQASFKNLFAETIGKLSEIALASNPILTNVLHTLFNDNTKLLPAMLATQTDRERQFDWETVTHLFSSGVKALGRMLSGKLAFIETLWDSYKDFYASSEAFRQGRWKDGLRDFIAGAAEMVSLGLVNRDDTGGLLDPATPLSQDAPTVIPPKWGEISSTAAARTDLQAFEAADVSLKDLQANTADGTYKALASAKLYAPVAGKVFQIAKAHDLWRIIHPDGEGPVLKNPPDSRKWVIDPQLQNIRYGKAMSTLSNTYSDYRAAKSLNIEARGMTEIRLKYPHHAYVIVQALATARGYCANTLHNLNLVRRNVIPGSRMDRFLKGFLGVNTVESSHVQKILTAVSPVCQALADPAWELLNGERIVIGSLKYMHEGASAFVFGSRKTGKIYLTQHFFAMNLGWYRTVVPNSFNVDAHAQAATFIHELSHQLFDTLDIAYLDIARPFPDLISTVTHFAQKEHDKQVALQRDGFSLTTPRTRLFMELDIATNTLKSLELFPELDDRAQEILEITGASTMDQARDAFLDPVRADKRIDVLLRNADSMTLLICELGRQIDPGPIAMP